cTTATTCAGATCGCTATTTTAAgcaaacattattttattttcaatatccttaaataattgatgtatccaaaatatttatttataacctTGACGAAGCTAGTATTTGTTTAAACTCTACTCTTTTGGCATGATTTGTTGAAAATTATACTTCAGGGAAGCTATTTGAGTTTAATAacaatacatatatatttatgacAATCTTGGGGTTTAAAGATGATACCTAAATCTAAGGTGGGAAAAACCTCTAAGTTTAAAGAACACtgacaaataaatttatattttacttcCCTTCATAGACACCGGCAAACTCGAATTCAAAATCTATGAATGTTATACAATGACATGATATTTTATGCAAATTTTATAATCACTCTCTAAGCGTTAGACATTTCCCAGAAGAAGTGAATGACTCTGATTCTACAATGAACTGCAGTGACAAAACTAATAAATACAATTCTTGCTGTCTGTGTGTTGATTTATTCCATAGATCCACAAACAACAGCATAATGCTTAATGTTCTAAGACCATCCCCAATGGTAAGGTCTTCACCAATAGATGAAAAACTTTTAAGTCGTGCATACATTTGAATCGCTGATTACACAATCTACAAAAAGAGTTCCCTGCATCATGCCATCAAATACTCAAATAAACCTTAATGACCAGATCAAACTTGTAACCAATATGAATGACCATAAAATACCACGAGGCAAAACAGTAGATTAAGGCAAATTGAAGCAAGGAATGAAGTAAAGTGGTCTCTTCATTAAAGAAATCAGAGAATATCTTACAATTTCAAATCTAAATAGTTAAGCAAACATAGGATAAACCAACTATTTACCAAATTATATTACTAATGTAGACATCAAACATCAAAAACCACAAACTAAATTACATAAttaacttatatgaaaaaagAACTAGCATAGATCTAAACCCTAAATTCAAAGTGTTATCAAAACATTGATACAAAATAAGTTAACCCTatgaaaaaagattaaatattgATTTTCAGAATTACAAGATATCATCATAAGCAACAATTTCTCTGCCCTTGAAAGGAACTTCAAGAACTGAGCTACCAGAACCATCCTCACTACTTTTGGTTTTCCCTATAGCTGAAGCAAGTCTATTACCTCTTCCATGCCTCCTCAGAGGTGCCTCAGCTCTCACAAGCTTTGACATAGACACGTTATCCTTGTTCTTACCAACTCCTTCCCTCCACATTGCTAGAGGATCTGTTGCCCACAATACCTGAACCTGTTACACACATACACCAATGTCATTCTTCTGTATTTTCCTTAATGAAGTACTAAAAAAGCAATTCACTGATTAAACCAACTAAGCGTGTATGTGTAGAGAAGGTAACATAACAATCCACAGGTAAAAACCAAGAGAGTTTTATACATGGAAATGTTGAATGGGATGACCGCCCACCTCCTGAGAGATAAAAAAAACCACCATTCAATTATCAACCCGGATATCAGTACCATAACGAGCCTAAGCTATTGACATATCCTAGGACGCATAATCAGTGGCGGATCTTTTCGGTGACCGGCGGGGGCCACGGCATCCCCCATATTTCCCTTATATACAATATTAGTAGTATATAATCATTAGATTTCCACTGCTGCAGTGGTAAGGGGGTGCCATAAAATTCTTAAGGTCGCGAGTTCGGGCCTTTCCCTGCcttgttttttacattttatcttctaattttaaatattgtgttaaaaaaaaagcatttgtGGGGATTCGAACCCCCAATCATTAGATACTTTCAAAGATTGTATACCACTAAGCTGATTATTAAACACTGTTAATATTTGATaccatttaatatatattccataaaaGTTTGGCACCCCCAACAAATtaactcaagatccgccactgcgCATAATGCGAGTTAAACACCTTAAttacaatgttttaaaaatgaaacCAAACCTAAtggttcaacatgttgaatgtaGACCGGGCACGACACTGTCTATAGTTCAGTTATTTGTGTGGTTGGTTGTCTTAATTGAAGTGGGTCAAAGCAGTTAACCATGACACAAATGTCTTGCCAGTTCCGTTTTTAAAACATTGCAAATTACAGTGGTTAGCAATAGCATAAAAAACAGAGTTCCTCAGTTTAATCTTTCAAGCACTACCCCTTTTGTTGTCTCTAACTTCAAGTTTAAAACTTTCGCCATAATGTGAAATAATTAAGTACAAAATTCTATCAACTAAGCTCTATTTCAGTCTTCATTGGTGCTGTATTGAACCACATAGCTTCAAATACCTTTTATGATTGTGGTCTTAAACTacaaagcttaaaaaaaaaaaaattaccatttttaaaaaaattaagctaAAATTTTGTCAATTGATTTTGATTCCATACTTCATTATCCccatcaatgaaaaaaaatgaaattttcaatttaaacaacGAAACCCCAACATGTCAAATGAGAATTCCAAAACCCtagacaaaaaagaaacaaaagaaaagaaaagaaagaaccTTTTTAGAATTAACAGTGACTCCAAACGAAGGATCATGACCCGCGGCGATGGCGGCGTCTGCGGAGTCTTTAGTCCGGTAAGTGATGTAACCGACGGCGTCACGGTCGATACGAATGCGGGAGATGGAGCCGTAGATCTCAAATCGAGACTTGAGATCGAGGACGGAGCAGTCAAGAGGGAGACCCATGATGACCACCGCAGACGGCGGTGTTGGGCGCTTGGTGGGTTTATCTTCTTCCGGCGGCGGCGGAAGTGGACGACGGCGTTTGAAGTCGTGGCGGGAAAAGGAGGGATTCTCTCTCTTGCGACTCATCGTTGTGTGGTTTGAGAGAGTAGCTAGCTTAGCTTGAGAATGAGCCCACGCTTTATTTTctctaaaattatttatttataaaaaaaaaaaatgaactaggagaaaaaacaatatgattatttgaatttaattgttAAGAGATTTTAGTTTGGCGTGTGAGGGTGGATTTAAGGAAGGTGGGAGAGATTTTTCGATTTGGTGGCATGACATTAGACAATAAAAGGTGAGAattgttcttcttctttttggttttgtttattCGTCTTTgtttttgaacattttttctAGCAAAAAAATGTCGAACATGACTTAATTTATATTGGACATTTTTAAGAGCAAAACCAAAAAGGAAGAAGAGTGATTTTCATTGAAATTTGACAATAGATCAATCATGTTAGGTTTACCAG
Above is a genomic segment from Medicago truncatula cultivar Jemalong A17 chromosome 5, MtrunA17r5.0-ANR, whole genome shotgun sequence containing:
- the LOC25494625 gene encoding uncharacterized protein At1g27050; its protein translation is MSRKRENPSFSRHDFKRRRPLPPPPEEDKPTKRPTPPSAVVIMGLPLDCSVLDLKSRFEIYGSISRIRIDRDAVGYITYRTKDSADAAIAAGHDPSFGVTVNSKKVQVLWATDPLAMWREGVGKNKDNVSMSKLVRAEAPLRRHGRGNRLASAIGKTKSSEDGSGSSVLEVPFKGREIVAYDDIL